A portion of the Bdellovibrio bacteriovorus genome contains these proteins:
- a CDS encoding CpaF family protein has translation MNLEVKAIYDRLQDEISKLPLNEFLLSPEEEQSLRSQKIEGLIQKHINLVPPQIQKRLRDELDFWGPLQEPMADESISEIIVNGPQSIWLERQGKLERHTDFFFSDLSFRNCMDRLCHEARTHLTVENPFSEGRFREFRVTLIGTELTGSDMHLSLRRHPKNPWTFERLQQHQWCSPQMLPLFQKIITERKNFLVIGPTGSGKTSVLNSFLGLLPAQERVVVIEDTSEIALPNQASMKLLTRDDPQGILSSIDQTQLLKRSLRLRPDRLVMGEVRGAEAKDFLMALATGHAGSFGTLHAQNAAQALIRLEMLIQMGAAQWGLSAIRRLIQLSLDYVIVAGRNSNGQRELQGIYRLCSLEDHGFLLEAVTEKDF, from the coding sequence ATGAATTTAGAAGTCAAAGCTATCTATGATCGTTTGCAAGATGAAATTTCCAAACTGCCTTTAAATGAATTCTTGCTGTCGCCAGAAGAAGAACAAAGTTTACGGTCACAAAAAATTGAGGGGTTGATTCAAAAGCATATCAACTTAGTACCTCCGCAAATTCAAAAACGTCTGCGCGATGAATTGGACTTTTGGGGGCCGCTGCAAGAGCCCATGGCTGATGAATCTATCAGCGAGATTATTGTGAATGGACCTCAATCCATTTGGCTGGAGCGCCAAGGGAAGCTGGAAAGACACACGGACTTCTTTTTTTCAGATTTGAGTTTTCGCAATTGCATGGATCGTCTGTGCCATGAGGCCCGCACTCATTTGACTGTTGAAAATCCCTTCTCCGAAGGACGTTTTCGGGAATTTCGCGTGACTTTGATTGGGACCGAACTCACTGGGTCCGACATGCATCTGTCGTTACGTCGGCATCCTAAAAATCCGTGGACCTTTGAAAGACTTCAGCAGCATCAATGGTGTTCTCCCCAGATGTTGCCACTCTTCCAAAAGATCATCACGGAACGAAAGAATTTTTTAGTCATTGGCCCCACGGGGTCAGGAAAGACTTCTGTGTTAAATTCGTTTTTAGGTCTTTTACCGGCGCAAGAACGTGTCGTGGTGATTGAAGATACTTCTGAAATTGCCCTGCCCAATCAAGCCAGCATGAAACTTCTCACCCGCGATGATCCCCAAGGAATTTTATCTTCCATTGATCAGACGCAGCTTTTAAAACGCTCTTTGCGTTTGCGCCCCGATCGATTGGTGATGGGGGAAGTGCGCGGAGCTGAAGCCAAAGACTTTTTAATGGCTCTGGCCACCGGCCACGCCGGAAGCTTTGGAACCTTGCATGCACAAAATGCCGCCCAAGCGCTTATCCGTTTAGAAATGCTCATTCAAATGGGTGCCGCTCAATGGGGTTTATCAGCCATTCGCCGTTTGATTCAACTTTCGTTAGATTACGTGATTGTGGCGGGACGAAATTCTAATGGCCAAAGAGAACTGCAAGGCATTTATCGTCTTTGCTCTTTAGAAGATCACGGATTCTTGCTTGAAGCCGTGACGGAAAAAGACTTTTAA
- a CDS encoding rhomboid family intramembrane serine protease — MITATWLTQKPSKSAWFIAVWSTAILYLGSVFYWTDTLSAASWMPASYSEVFIQKDFWRLWTTLFAHADFGHLISNSLLYFILGYFLSGYFGAWLFPTLALAMGGLINAIVVSQYHGDIRLIGMSGVVYWMGGAWLVLYLLLDQQRTVTQRILRVLGVALAVFMPSTAFDPQISYGAHFVGFIVGLLSGGAYYYFRRDTFLKAIVKVEEPEEDEVVFRSDIDEEATPLGPPRI; from the coding sequence ATGATCACGGCGACGTGGCTCACACAAAAGCCCTCAAAATCGGCGTGGTTCATTGCCGTTTGGTCGACAGCTATTTTATATTTGGGCAGCGTCTTTTATTGGACGGATACTCTTTCTGCCGCTTCGTGGATGCCGGCCTCTTATTCTGAAGTATTCATACAAAAAGATTTCTGGCGCCTTTGGACGACACTTTTCGCCCACGCAGATTTTGGTCATTTGATTTCAAATTCTCTTTTATACTTTATCTTAGGATATTTTCTTTCAGGCTATTTTGGTGCGTGGTTATTCCCGACGTTGGCATTAGCTATGGGTGGACTGATTAACGCCATCGTGGTTTCGCAATATCATGGCGATATCCGCTTGATTGGGATGTCGGGCGTGGTCTATTGGATGGGTGGGGCGTGGTTAGTGTTGTATCTTTTATTGGATCAGCAGCGCACTGTGACTCAAAGAATTCTGCGGGTGCTGGGGGTGGCCTTAGCCGTCTTTATGCCGTCGACGGCTTTTGATCCGCAAATCAGCTATGGAGCTCACTTCGTCGGTTTTATCGTCGGTTTATTAAGCGGTGGTGCTTATTATTATTTCCGACGCGATACCTTTTTAAAAGCCATCGTGAAAGTCGAAGAGCCTGAGGAAGACGAAGTCGTATTTCGAAGCGATATCGATGAAGAAGCGACCCCTTTAGGGCCGCCGCGAATTTAA
- a CDS encoding aromatic ring-hydroxylating oxygenase subunit alpha, producing the protein MYTGFLKNVWYVGLPSHELVGNKPQSRKILNEPIVFFRDKEGKASAIRDICPHRGIPFSFGRVVENTIECPYHGWKFDGSGMCTEIPSLCPGQDLNPNKIKVRSYPVHEAQGLIWVFVGDKDYDVSLAPKIPVMEAFPANVKPNICQVVNFPCHVDHAVIGLMDPAHGPYVHKSWFWRSEKTMLEKRKKFAPVDYGFQMVRHQPSKNSKAYKILGGAPTTEITFTLPCIRVEHIEVGTRHFYSYTALTPVDDKNTRVTQLAYWNIPWLSLLKPAINSFSKTFLGQDMDAVTKQQVGLQYDPSLMLIKDADTQAKWYYALKTEFHDSLEAKRPFNHPVKETELRWRS; encoded by the coding sequence ATGTACACGGGTTTTTTAAAAAATGTTTGGTATGTGGGATTGCCAAGCCACGAGCTTGTTGGTAACAAACCTCAATCAAGAAAAATCCTCAATGAGCCGATCGTGTTCTTTCGTGATAAAGAAGGCAAAGCTTCCGCCATTCGCGATATCTGTCCTCACCGTGGTATTCCATTTAGCTTTGGGCGCGTGGTTGAAAATACAATCGAGTGCCCTTACCACGGTTGGAAATTTGATGGTTCCGGCATGTGTACCGAAATTCCTTCGCTGTGCCCGGGTCAGGATTTAAATCCTAACAAAATCAAAGTCCGTTCATATCCTGTTCATGAAGCTCAAGGTCTGATCTGGGTTTTTGTCGGCGATAAAGATTATGATGTTTCTTTAGCTCCCAAAATTCCGGTGATGGAAGCTTTTCCGGCGAATGTAAAACCAAATATCTGCCAGGTCGTGAACTTTCCATGTCACGTGGACCATGCGGTCATCGGATTGATGGATCCTGCTCACGGGCCTTACGTGCACAAAAGCTGGTTCTGGCGTTCAGAAAAAACCATGTTAGAAAAGCGTAAAAAATTTGCGCCGGTCGATTATGGATTTCAAATGGTGCGCCACCAGCCTTCAAAAAACTCGAAAGCTTATAAAATTTTGGGCGGAGCACCCACCACTGAGATTACTTTCACTTTGCCGTGTATCCGTGTTGAGCATATCGAAGTCGGCACTCGCCATTTTTATTCCTACACGGCATTAACTCCGGTGGATGATAAAAACACGCGAGTCACGCAATTGGCTTACTGGAATATTCCTTGGTTAAGCTTGCTGAAGCCGGCCATTAATAGCTTTTCTAAAACATTCTTGGGGCAAGATATGGATGCGGTCACTAAGCAACAGGTGGGTTTGCAATATGATCCAAGCCTGATGCTGATTAAAGACGCCGATACTCAAGCTAAATGGTATTATGCTTTAAAAACGGAATTCCATGATAGTCTTGAAGCGAAACGTCCTTTCAATCATCCCGTTAAAGAAACCGAACTTCGCTGGAGAAGCTAG
- a CDS encoding hybrid sensor histidine kinase/response regulator, which translates to MTKHTILCVDDEIDNVDALERLFRKRFTVLKATSGKQALALLDEHPGPVALIITDQRMPEMTGVEFLEKTLNSHPDTTRILLTGYTDLESVITAVNKGQIFRYLTKPWDPVDLANTVDHAIERFVLGKELKQKNAELAKALEELKSLDVAKSNFMILINHELKTPLTSILSFAALLAESNLADEDKLMVQRINKSADRLKTLVDDVLLIVRAETNQLKIDKQSTAFVRFDDGLSKDVQDLVHKKSQKITSQLLPVHVEADVRLIKQVMLRLIHNAAKFGAEGSDILVATEQHGNSLRFMVTNQGPQLPTSVMEKIAKPFYIDEDVMYHSTGLGLGLTICQSILKAHGSQIQFKNTGDGVMVYFDLPTT; encoded by the coding sequence ATGACGAAGCACACAATACTTTGTGTTGATGATGAAATAGATAATGTTGATGCGCTAGAAAGGCTCTTCCGCAAGAGGTTTACTGTCCTAAAGGCCACCTCAGGTAAGCAAGCATTAGCACTTCTCGACGAACATCCAGGCCCTGTGGCCTTGATCATCACCGACCAGCGCATGCCTGAAATGACCGGTGTCGAGTTTTTAGAAAAAACTCTGAATTCTCATCCTGATACAACTCGCATTCTTCTTACCGGCTACACGGATTTAGAATCCGTGATCACCGCCGTGAACAAGGGACAGATCTTTCGCTATTTAACGAAGCCTTGGGACCCGGTGGATCTTGCTAACACGGTCGATCACGCAATTGAAAGATTTGTTTTAGGCAAAGAACTAAAACAAAAAAATGCGGAACTCGCCAAAGCCTTAGAAGAGCTTAAAAGCTTGGACGTCGCAAAATCCAACTTCATGATCTTGATTAATCACGAATTAAAAACTCCTCTGACGTCAATTTTAAGTTTTGCGGCTTTGCTAGCAGAGTCTAACTTGGCTGACGAAGATAAATTGATGGTTCAACGAATCAACAAAAGTGCCGATCGCCTAAAAACTTTGGTGGACGACGTTTTACTTATCGTTCGCGCCGAAACCAATCAGCTTAAAATCGACAAACAAAGCACGGCCTTTGTTCGTTTTGATGATGGACTTAGCAAAGACGTTCAAGACTTGGTTCATAAAAAAAGTCAGAAGATCACGAGCCAACTTTTGCCCGTGCATGTCGAGGCCGATGTGCGACTCATTAAACAAGTGATGTTGCGGTTGATTCACAATGCCGCAAAATTTGGGGCCGAGGGAAGCGATATTTTAGTAGCCACCGAACAGCACGGAAATAGTCTGCGCTTTATGGTCACCAACCAGGGGCCCCAATTACCGACTTCGGTGATGGAAAAAATTGCCAAGCCTTTTTATATTGATGAAGACGTCATGTACCATTCCACCGGACTAGGGCTGGGACTCACTATTTGTCAGTCTATTTTGAAAGCGCACGGTTCACAGATTCAATTTAAAAACACTGGTGATGGTGTGATGGTGTATTTCGATCTTCCGACCACTTAA
- the folD gene encoding bifunctional methylenetetrahydrofolate dehydrogenase/methenyltetrahydrofolate cyclohydrolase FolD: MLVLNGKEVAGEVRSSLVPRVQAFTQKYGRAPHLSVVIVGDDPASHVYVKNKKIACEAVGMTSTLHELPADISQAELTLMIRSLNADDHVDGILVQFPLPPHLSADEVLSLVASEKDADGLTYASLGYFFAGKPFVKPCTPEGVMKILRHYKISVEGMKAVVVGRSNIVGKPMAQLLTEANATVTLCHSKTKNLSEYTLNADLVVVAAGRARMLGKDDFKKDAIVIDVGMHRAGPGGKLCGDVRYEELEGWVKAATPVPGGVGPMTIATLIENTCELAEKRASLKN; this comes from the coding sequence ATGCTCGTTCTTAATGGTAAAGAAGTGGCTGGCGAAGTGCGTTCATCTTTGGTCCCGCGTGTTCAGGCGTTCACGCAAAAATACGGGAGAGCTCCTCATTTGTCCGTCGTCATAGTTGGCGACGATCCAGCAAGTCACGTGTACGTAAAAAATAAAAAAATTGCCTGTGAGGCCGTGGGCATGACGTCCACGTTGCATGAACTTCCGGCGGATATTTCCCAAGCAGAATTAACGTTGATGATTCGCAGTCTAAATGCGGATGATCACGTGGATGGTATTTTGGTGCAGTTCCCTTTGCCACCACATTTAAGTGCTGATGAGGTGTTAAGTCTGGTCGCTTCAGAGAAAGACGCCGATGGACTCACTTATGCTTCCTTAGGATACTTTTTTGCTGGCAAACCTTTTGTTAAGCCCTGCACTCCCGAAGGAGTCATGAAGATTTTACGCCATTATAAAATTTCAGTCGAAGGCATGAAGGCCGTTGTCGTGGGCCGCAGTAATATCGTAGGAAAGCCTATGGCGCAGCTCTTGACCGAAGCCAATGCCACAGTGACTTTGTGCCACTCTAAAACAAAGAATCTTTCGGAATACACTTTAAATGCAGATCTTGTGGTTGTTGCCGCCGGACGTGCGCGCATGTTAGGAAAAGACGATTTCAAAAAGGACGCTATCGTCATCGATGTGGGCATGCACCGCGCGGGACCTGGCGGAAAGCTGTGTGGCGATGTTCGCTACGAAGAACTTGAAGGATGGGTGAAAGCCGCCACTCCAGTTCCAGGTGGTGTGGGTCCGATGACTATTGCCACCCTGATTGAAAATACTTGCGAGCTTGCAGAAAAACGCGCGAGTTTAAAAAACTAG
- a CDS encoding Flp family type IVb pilin: MKKKLIKNQSGQGLVEYLIIVAIVAVGSIAVIKAVGGNINVQFANVAQALGGKESRKKDAHEVTETMYKKRDFGSFFEGAVNSKSNKDQ; this comes from the coding sequence ATGAAAAAAAAATTAATTAAAAACCAATCCGGCCAAGGCTTAGTTGAATATCTTATCATCGTGGCCATTGTCGCCGTGGGCAGCATCGCCGTCATCAAAGCCGTTGGCGGAAATATCAACGTGCAATTTGCTAACGTCGCGCAAGCATTGGGTGGCAAAGAGTCTCGCAAAAAAGACGCTCACGAAGTTACTGAGACGATGTACAAAAAAAGAGACTTCGGCAGCTTCTTTGAAGGCGCCGTAAACTCGAAGTCCAATAAAGATCAGTAA
- a CDS encoding amidohydrolase, translating to MLYKIPRLYDSHGHFLATGQFASGLHLGSLQKAEDLASVDENNPAFLRGEWLVGFGWNEKHWPTPPHKDLLDKLFPNRAVFFARKDGHRSWVNSKALEYFGIQSENGILIEKDHLRAWDQLPNYTKTQQRAHILSACKEYNKGGFTHVRDLTCSESLWNLLVEMSDSKELTVALEENYTTHDLNDLDHMLALCLQAKKAETSYLRMKGIKLFYDGTLGSQTAYLSKPYYGKTSEGQGSALWPLEQVEEVIKKTWAAGLEFSVHVIGDQAAHDMVALARKISAAGAVGRLNLEHAQILRPETIQMMKPLHVRCHMQPCHWLSDQVWLKEKLSDLYRYVFPWEALKNAQIPMSFGCDAPVEPPSFWRNKKALDESVAAGIKKFTGDIAVIHSHPDKNFADSYSVIEDGIVKEIVFDGRRLEL from the coding sequence ATGCTTTATAAGATCCCACGTCTTTACGATAGCCACGGACATTTTCTTGCAACAGGGCAGTTCGCTTCGGGTTTGCATTTAGGCTCGCTTCAAAAAGCGGAAGACCTGGCCTCCGTCGATGAAAACAACCCGGCATTTTTGCGGGGAGAATGGCTGGTGGGATTTGGCTGGAATGAAAAACACTGGCCCACACCTCCCCATAAAGATCTTTTAGATAAGCTATTTCCAAATCGTGCGGTTTTCTTTGCACGTAAAGATGGACATCGTTCATGGGTGAATTCGAAAGCATTAGAGTATTTCGGTATTCAATCTGAAAATGGAATTTTAATCGAAAAGGATCACTTGCGCGCCTGGGACCAGTTGCCGAATTACACCAAAACCCAACAACGCGCGCACATCCTATCTGCCTGCAAAGAATATAACAAAGGCGGCTTCACGCATGTGCGTGATCTAACGTGTTCAGAGTCCTTGTGGAATCTTTTAGTCGAAATGTCAGATTCAAAAGAGCTGACCGTAGCGTTAGAGGAAAACTATACGACTCACGATTTGAACGATTTAGATCACATGTTGGCCTTATGCTTACAAGCAAAAAAAGCAGAGACTTCGTACCTACGCATGAAAGGTATTAAGCTTTTTTACGATGGTACTTTAGGATCGCAGACGGCCTATCTTTCAAAACCTTATTACGGAAAAACAAGTGAAGGCCAAGGCTCGGCGCTTTGGCCTTTAGAGCAAGTGGAAGAGGTTATCAAAAAAACTTGGGCGGCAGGGTTAGAATTTTCGGTGCACGTCATTGGTGATCAAGCGGCCCATGATATGGTGGCGTTAGCTCGTAAAATATCCGCGGCAGGGGCGGTGGGACGTTTGAATTTAGAGCACGCCCAAATTCTTCGTCCAGAAACCATTCAAATGATGAAGCCTTTGCATGTGCGTTGTCATATGCAACCCTGTCACTGGCTTAGCGATCAGGTGTGGTTGAAAGAAAAATTGTCCGACTTATATCGTTATGTTTTTCCGTGGGAAGCATTAAAGAATGCTCAGATTCCGATGTCCTTTGGTTGCGATGCTCCGGTTGAGCCGCCCTCTTTTTGGCGCAATAAAAAAGCCTTAGATGAAAGTGTTGCTGCCGGAATTAAAAAATTCACGGGCGACATTGCGGTTATACACTCTCATCCAGATAAAAACTTTGCGGATTCTTATTCAGTGATCGAAGACGGCATCGTTAAAGAAATCGTTTTCGACGGGCGCAGATTAGAACTTTAA
- a CDS encoding lactonase family protein, whose protein sequence is MKLQILAWTAMAGLSLFAFQNCGGGFEAIPGTTLSSSLGNSDLSNETSNPSPAPVRTTFFFGRSAGIDGIELNSQTSQVTELGSSVFQGSHVGWFGFDESTKTLLAAEEGTSRRLQTYTYNTNSQTLTSRDLFAIAASTVHLTLLKTVQEVFLFGSSYDQGRLDSYKLNNDLTTIENAQNISFGSSAKAHSSAFDPRRNLLFVATLGLNRISIYRFDRINGLTAAGQVTVNAPRTVVYDSTYDKLYVATEASSGNSAIYAYAIIENNGSYSLSNVGSVSMPLRGADLKVNHAFGYVMATARQSGQEAIWGMPVTEQGVQDHLRPNFSIPISQVEPRSLELSADGRFAIVAMNSSGSANVLVYALNFTNDKSFLSSQIIWSKRFGNYGIVSSIAIPANQ, encoded by the coding sequence ATGAAACTTCAGATCCTGGCATGGACCGCAATGGCGGGTCTTTCTCTATTTGCATTTCAAAACTGCGGCGGCGGGTTTGAAGCCATTCCTGGTACGACACTCTCTTCATCTCTTGGGAATTCTGATCTAAGCAACGAAACTTCCAATCCGTCCCCTGCACCCGTACGCACCACGTTTTTCTTTGGCCGCTCTGCCGGCATTGATGGTATCGAGCTCAACTCGCAAACAAGTCAGGTCACTGAACTTGGCAGCAGCGTTTTTCAAGGCAGTCATGTTGGATGGTTCGGGTTTGATGAGAGCACGAAAACTCTGCTAGCGGCCGAAGAGGGAACTAGTCGGCGTCTGCAGACTTATACCTATAATACAAATTCACAAACTTTAACCAGCCGAGATCTATTTGCCATTGCGGCTTCAACGGTGCATTTAACTCTGCTTAAAACTGTTCAAGAGGTTTTTCTATTTGGGTCTTCTTATGACCAAGGACGTTTAGATTCATATAAGTTAAACAACGACTTAACCACGATCGAAAATGCTCAGAATATTTCTTTCGGCTCCTCCGCCAAGGCCCATTCCAGCGCCTTTGATCCGCGCCGTAATTTATTATTTGTGGCGACGTTGGGTTTAAATAGAATCTCGATATATCGATTTGATCGTATTAACGGTCTTACGGCTGCGGGGCAAGTCACCGTCAATGCGCCCAGGACTGTCGTTTACGACTCCACCTATGACAAACTTTATGTAGCGACCGAGGCGAGTTCTGGCAACAGCGCTATTTACGCCTATGCCATCATTGAAAATAATGGCAGCTATTCGTTGAGCAATGTGGGTTCAGTTTCAATGCCGTTGCGAGGGGCCGATTTAAAAGTCAATCACGCGTTTGGGTATGTAATGGCTACGGCTCGACAAAGTGGACAAGAAGCTATTTGGGGAATGCCGGTCACCGAGCAAGGTGTTCAGGATCATTTACGCCCGAACTTTAGCATTCCTATTTCACAAGTTGAACCACGATCCTTAGAACTTTCCGCGGACGGACGCTTTGCGATTGTTGCTATGAATTCGTCGGGAAGCGCAAATGTTCTGGTATACGCCTTAAACTTTACAAACGACAAAAGCTTTCTTTCAAGTCAGATTATATGGTCAAAGCGATTTGGAAACTATGGGATCGTTTCCTCTATCGCGATACCCGCAAATCAATAA
- a CDS encoding pilus assembly protein — protein MKIALLFFTSLFLHLPLLAAEKNITLSLGESHRIPLRGAPSIWIQNRHIIKADGVGSQLVLKAQNEGRTTLKIANEVYEIQVLHPLKTNSLDGFQNFLKGIVGLSVQVKDGDLQLKGTLYRLQDWVRVADFARAQRISYQMYSEIPAALREQIQTYFSDRLATAKLPPQTLIFDSRPEIRIKSSELSAKKYEQIFSPFGIQVIHDDSSISIEPTVKVEITVAEVRKSLSRKWGVSWPSTYAATVLPNGSWSHNGLQLQLNGVEESGDARILASPNLLCRSGQEAEFLAGGEFPIKVVGYRTESVMWRRYGISLKVKPRADASGRISLSLETEVTSLDGASKVEDVPGLRINKVSSHFDLTKPQTIALSGLITHEDANSSSGLPWISKIPVLGGLFSSKDFQERRSELVIFVRPTIVKEQPEESQLAHLKEGPR, from the coding sequence ATGAAAATCGCTCTTCTTTTTTTCACCAGCCTATTCCTTCATCTTCCGCTTCTGGCGGCAGAAAAAAATATCACTCTTTCGTTGGGCGAATCGCACAGGATTCCTTTACGGGGAGCGCCCTCCATATGGATTCAGAACCGCCATATCATTAAAGCCGACGGTGTGGGCTCCCAGCTGGTGTTAAAAGCCCAAAATGAAGGGCGCACCACTTTAAAAATTGCTAATGAAGTTTACGAGATCCAAGTCTTGCATCCCCTTAAAACCAACTCGCTTGACGGATTTCAAAATTTTTTAAAAGGTATTGTCGGGCTTTCAGTGCAGGTGAAAGATGGCGACTTGCAACTAAAAGGCACCCTCTATCGCCTCCAAGACTGGGTGCGCGTCGCCGACTTTGCCCGAGCTCAACGTATTTCTTATCAAATGTATTCCGAAATTCCCGCGGCTTTGCGAGAGCAAATACAAACTTATTTTTCTGACAGATTGGCGACGGCCAAGCTGCCACCGCAGACCCTCATTTTCGATTCTCGCCCCGAAATCCGGATCAAATCATCAGAACTTTCGGCAAAAAAATATGAACAAATATTTTCTCCCTTCGGAATACAGGTGATTCATGATGACTCCAGCATCTCCATCGAACCCACTGTCAAAGTGGAGATCACCGTGGCCGAAGTCAGAAAGAGTCTTTCACGAAAATGGGGCGTTTCTTGGCCTTCAACTTACGCGGCGACGGTTTTACCCAACGGATCATGGAGCCATAACGGTCTGCAATTACAACTCAACGGAGTTGAAGAAAGCGGAGACGCCAGAATTTTAGCATCCCCTAACCTGTTATGCCGAAGCGGGCAGGAGGCTGAGTTTTTGGCCGGCGGAGAGTTTCCGATAAAGGTGGTTGGGTATAGAACTGAAAGTGTTATGTGGCGTCGCTATGGTATTTCCTTAAAAGTAAAACCGCGCGCCGATGCCTCCGGCAGAATCAGTTTATCTTTAGAAACCGAAGTCACTTCGCTTGATGGAGCTTCAAAAGTTGAAGATGTGCCGGGCTTACGCATCAACAAAGTTTCCAGTCATTTTGATCTTACCAAACCACAGACTATCGCCTTATCGGGCCTTATCACCCACGAGGACGCCAACAGCTCTTCGGGTTTGCCGTGGATTTCAAAAATACCGGTCTTGGGCGGACTTTTTTCAAGTAAAGACTTCCAGGAGCGTCGTTCTGAATTGGTGATCTTTGTTCGACCCACTATCGTCAAAGAACAGCCCGAAGAAAGTCAGCTTGCTCATTTAAAAGAAGGTCCGCGATGA